A part of Gossypium hirsutum isolate 1008001.06 chromosome A07, Gossypium_hirsutum_v2.1, whole genome shotgun sequence genomic DNA contains:
- the LOC121232010 gene encoding ribosome biogenesis regulatory protein homolog translates to METENQNPFQLDVGNLLAFNPFHNFPSLPTSRDELVKECLQEGTKLVQAVADSLFNLPSTEDVDGPLVKLPPPTTKLPREKHLPKPKPPTKWEEFAKKKGIKKRKKDKVVWDEQTGTWKRRFGYDRVNDDKDIPIIEAKMTDEPGEDPFAKRQDDKKKRVEKQEKNRFQNLKQAAKLGALPSHVQLAATALPITGTQVPPKKVTKDELGNVAGMAATSTASGGKFDRKLPGEKPAKKQGKHRKFLPVVEGSGIGSREKEQTENVLNKLISKHSHEILNVDKAVTMYNVKKEKKARNRKNQEGRSSSTSNELKPKKQLHKKGAKRGPGSSRKGKA, encoded by the exons ATGGAGACGGAGAACCAGAACCCTTTTCAACTTGATGTGGGAAATCTCCTCGCTTTTAATCCTTTTCACAACTTTCCTTCCCTCCCCACTTCCAG GGATGAACTAGTTAAGGAATGTTTACAAGAGGGTACCAAGTTAGTTCAAGCGGTTGCTGATAGTCTGTTTAACTTACCTTCAACCGAGGATGTAGATGGGCCCCTTGTTAAGCTGCCTCCTCCAACTACAAAACTTCCAAGGGAGAAGCAT CTTCCAAAGCCTAAACCTCCTACAAAATGGGAGGAGTTTGCTAAAAAGAAAG GTATAAAGAAACGTAAAAAGGACAAAGTTGTATGGGATGAACAGACTGGTACATGGAAACGTCGCTTTGGTTATGATCGTGTCAATGATGACAAAGACATACCCATCATTGAGGCCAAGATGACTGATG AGCCAGGAGAGGATCCTTTTGCTAAAAGacaagatgataaaaagaaacgGGTTGAGAAGCAAGAGAAGAATCGCTTCCAGAACTTGAAACAAGCTGCAAAACTTGGTGCTCTGCCAAG CCATGTTCAGCTTGCTGCTACGGCTTTGCCCATAACAGGAACCCAAGTTCCACCTAAGAAAGTGACCAAAGATGAATTGGGGAATGTAGCTGGGATGGCTGCTACATCTACAGCCAGTGGTGGGAAATTCGATAGGAAATTGCCAGGAGAAAAGCCTGCTAAAAAGCAAGGAAAGCATCGCAAG TTCTTACCAGTTGTTGAAGGGTCAGGGATAGGCTCAAGGGAGAAGGAGCAAACTGAGAATGTTCTAAACAAGCTAATCTCTAAGCATTCACATGAGATACTCAACGTTGACAAG GCTGTTACGATGTATAATgtgaaaaaagagaagaaagctAGAAATAGAAAGAATCAAGAAGGGAGGTCATCATCAACCTCAAACGAGTTGAAACCCAAAAAGCAACTTCATAAGAAGGGTGCAAAGAGAGGACCAGGATCTTCAAGGAAAGGCAAGGCCTAA
- the LOC107953701 gene encoding protein FLX-like 4, with protein sequence MDSRKIRSAYEGRSIQAPSAIRHGSLAGSGPSAARGALEPLLRPELLENKIASQAAEIEQLARDNHRLTASHVTLREDVVAARHEAQKLKEHIRSIQNESDIQIRVLQEKIAKMEPDIRVGESVKKELQQALIEAQNLVKVRQELIAQIQQASQELAKTRSDVKCLPELHAELEDLRKEHHRLRVTFQHEKESNIEQVEQMQAMEKNLIRMAKEVEKLRAEVLSAEKKMNGMVPYAGGYMNPDPSYAPPFQGGTTYFDGYSRPVMQTVLGPVEGLIPYGNSTNVPAAIAATGSQTVPSSVWGAPYDPSLAQR encoded by the exons ATGGATTCTAGAAAAATCCGATCAGCGTATGAGGGACGTTCCATCCAGGCTCCAAGTGCGATACGACATGGTTCACTTGCTGGCTCAGGTCCTTCTGCTGCTCGTGGGGCTTTGGAGCCACTTCTACGACCTGAGCTTTTAGAGAACAAGATTGCTTCTCAGGCTGCAGAAATTGAGCAACTTGCTAGAGACAATCACAGATTGACAGCTAGTCATGTCACGTTGAGGGAGGATGTTGTGGCTGCTCGTCATGAAGCACAGAAACTCAAGGAACACATTAGAAGCATCCAGAATGAGAGTGATATTCAGATCAGGGTTCTGCAGGAAAAGATTGCAAAAATGGAACCGGATATTCGGGTTGGTGAGAGTGTTAAAAAAGAGTTGCAACAGGCACTTATTGAGGCACAAAATTTAGTCAAAGTGAGACAAGAGTTAATTGCCCAAATTCAACAGGCCTCGCAGGAGTTGGCAAAAACTCGTTCTGATGTTAAGTGTCTGCCGGAGTTGCATGCTGAACTTGAAGATTTGAGGAAAGAGCACCACAGATTACG CGTTACATTTCAGCATGAAAAAGAGTCAAACATAGAGCAGGTGGAGCAAATGCAAGCTATGGAGAAGAATCTAATCCGGATggcaaaagaagttgaaaagctACGCGCTGAAGTCTTGAGTGCTGAGAAGAAAATGAATG GAATGGTACCATATGCTGGTGGCTACATGAATCCTGATCCTTCATATGCACCACCTTTTCAAGGTGGCACCACCTATTTTGATGGCTACAGTCGGCCTGTAATGCAGACAGTTCTTGGGCCAGTAGAGGGCCTAATCCCTTATGGTAATAGTACCAATGTTCCAGCTGCTATTGCTGCAACCGGTAGTCAAACTGTCCCTAGCTCAGTTTGGGGAGCACCCTACGATCCATCACTTGCTCAGAGGTAA